The following are encoded together in the Juglans microcarpa x Juglans regia isolate MS1-56 chromosome 2D, Jm3101_v1.0, whole genome shotgun sequence genome:
- the LOC121248581 gene encoding B3 domain-containing transcription factor ABI3 produces MKGEELQSEDLQAGVRNYGNPTGFDAMKEEEALSVDERQIWLSNEQDHLLADDVHDISLFYTDFPPLPDFPCMSSSSSSSSIPAPVKAITCSSSSSSASSSSSAASWALLKSDAEEDVEKKNHHHNGLHDAVDAPPGALSSTASMEIPQPPDHGLEDVDCMDVMETLGYMDLIESNDFFDPSCIFQSENPLEDFQQEQMSQEEHAMQQHAHREHDQLMLRSNNDKETGHEEKDPDDMAAVFLEWLRTNKETVSAEDLRSVRIKKATIESAARRLGGGKEAMKQLLKLVLEWVQMNHLQKRRNKEAPTHFPEQYQDPFQNPNPNANLNSESVTPESNPCFATQSSTWIPQPPCVAEPTAVLAPPAAYPPMVGYMGDPYTHGASNLNSHSPYPPPTEYHMLGSSHSWSASQFSLASHYNAFPENNLHQAPQPFAGYGNQHPYQQYFNGHGERLLRLGSSATKEARKKRMARQRRFLSHHRHNHNHHNQQNQHQSQNADQHARLGGDNCSTTAVAAQANPGNWVYWPSTTGRVASGSPVTPAEMALGIPADRMAMHGQNFPGRVASDRRQGWKPEKNLRFLLQKVLKQSDVGNLGRIVLPKKEAETHLPELEARDGISIAMEDIGTSRVWNMRYRYWPNNKSRMYLLENTGDFVRANGLQEGDFIVIYSDVKCGKYMIRGVKVRQPGPKSESKRPGKSQKNQHASTSTTTTTPAGAEGAISSSPTARKKQ; encoded by the exons ATGAAGGGTGAGGAACTGCAAAGTGAAGATCTCCAAGCAGGGGTTAGGAATTATGGTAACCCTACCGGGTTTGATGCCATGAAGGAAGAAGAGGCATTGAGTGTTGATGAGAGACAGATCTGGCTTTCAAATGAACAAGATCATCTGCTTGCAGATGATGTCCATGATATTTCACTCTTTTACACTGACTTCCCTCCTCTCCCTGATTTCCCTTGCAtgtcatcatcttcatcatcatcatccattcCAGCACCAGTCAAGGCTATCACGTGCTCCTCGTCATCGTCTTCGGCCTCTTCGTCTTCTTCCGCAGCTTCTTGGGCGCTTCTGAAATCAGATGCAGAGGAAGATGTGGAGAAGAAGAATCATCATCACAACGGCCTGCATGATGCAGTGGATGCGCCGCCTGGAGCCTTGTCTTCCACCGCCTCCATGGAGATCCCTCAGCCGCCTGACCACGGCCTTGAAGATGTGGACTGTATGGATGTGATGGAGACTTTGGGGTACATGGATCTAATTGAAAGCAACGATTTCTTCGATCCATCATGTATCTTTCAGAGCGAAAACCCCCTGGAGGATTTTCAACAGGAACAAATGTCTCAAGAAGAACATGCAATGCAGCAACATGCGCATCGAGAACATGACCAGCTGATGTTACGGAGTAACAACGACAAAGAGACCGGCCATGAAGAGAAGGATCCAGATGACATGGCGGCGGTGTTTTTGGAGTGGCTTAGAACAAACAAAGAGACCGTCTCTGCGGAAGACCTAAGGAGTGTGAGGATCAAGAAGGCCACTATCGAGAGTGCTGCAAGGCGCTTGGGTGGAGGAAAGGAGGCCATGAAGCAGTTGTTGAAACTTGTACTGGAATGGGTTCAGATGAACCATCTTCAGAAAAGGCGCAACAAAGAAGCACCCACCCATTTTCCTGAACAATACCAAGACCCtttccaaaaccctaaccctaacgcTAATCTTAATTCTGAGTCCGTGACACCTGAATCAAACCCTTGTTTTGCTACACAGTCATCGACATGGATCCCTCAACCACCTTGTGTTGCCGAGCCGACTGCCGTGCTGGCGCCTCCGGCGGCTTACCCTCCAATGGTTGGGTATATGGGTGATCCTTACACACATGGAGCTTCCAATCTCAATAGCCACAGTCCTTACCCACCTCCGACAGAGTATCACATGCTGGGCTCCTCACATTCATGGTCTGCATCGCAGTTTTCTCTGGCGTCTCATTACAACGCCTTCCCAGAAAATAATCTTCACCAGGCTCCACAACCTTTTGCAGGGTATGGAAATCAACACCCCTACCAACAGTATTTTAATGGTCACGGTGAGAGGCTGTTGAGGTTAGGTTCCTCAGCTACTAAAGAGGCAAGGAAGAAGAGGATGGCGAGGCAAAGGCGGTTTTTATCACACCATAGGCATAATCACAATCATCATAACCAGCAAAATCAGCACCAAAGCCAGAATGCAGATCAGCATGCAAGACTTGGCGGTGACAATTGCAGTACCACAGCCGTAGCAGCTCAGGCCAATCCGGGAAACTGGGTATACTGGCCCTCTACTACAGGTAGGGTTGCTTCTGGCTCGCCGGTGACGCCAGCGGAGATGGCACTGGGAATTCCGGCTGATCGGATGGCCATGCATGGACAGAATTTCCCGGGGAGAGTTGCATCGGATAGAAGACAG GGGTGGAAACCTGAGAAGAACTTGAGGTTTCTTCTCCAAAAGGTGCTTAAGCAGAGTGATGTGGGTAACCTTGGAAGAATTGTTTTGCCTAAG AAAGAAGCAGAGACCCATCTTCCAGAATTGGAGGCAAGAGATGGCATTTCTATTGCCATGGAAGACATAGGGACCTCCCGTGTATGGAACATGCGCTATAG GTACTGGCCAAACAATAAAAGCAGGATGTATCTTCTTGAAAACACAG gAGATTTTGTGAGGGCCAATGGACTCCAAGAAGGAGACTTCATAGTCATATACTCAGACGTCAAGTGTGgcaaatat ATGATACGAGGAGTGAAGGTGCGGCAACCAGGGCCGAAATCCGAGAGCAAAAGGCCTGGAAAATCGCAGAAAAACCAGCATGCAAGTACTTCAACCACCACTACTACTCCAGCTGGTGCTGAGGGTGCAATATCATCTTCACCCACCGCACGCAAAAAACAGTAA